The following are encoded in a window of Salvelinus sp. IW2-2015 unplaced genomic scaffold, ASM291031v2 Un_scaffold83, whole genome shotgun sequence genomic DNA:
- the LOC112068108 gene encoding DNA-binding protein inhibitor ID-2: MKAISPVRSFRKNSANLSEHSLGISRSKTPVDDPLSLLYNMNDCYSKLKELVPSIPQNKNVSKMEILQHVIDYILDLQIALDSNVAITSLHHPRPGQATSRTPLTTLNTDISILSLQSPEFPSELITDDSRNLHR, encoded by the exons ATGAAAGCAATAAGCCCAGTAAGATCTTTCCGGAAAAACAGCGCGAATCTGTCTGAACATAGTCTGGGAATCTCTCGGAGCAAGACTCCGGTGGATGATCCATTAAGCCTGCTTTACAACATGAACGACTGCTACTCCAAGCTGAAGGAGCTCGTGCCCAGCATCcctcaaaacaaaaacgtgaGCAAGATGGAAATCCTGCAGCATGTCATCGACTATATTCTGGACCTGCAGATCGCACTTGACTCCAATGTCGCAATAACGAGCCTCCACCACCCGCGACCGGGGCAAGCGACATCCAGGACTCCCCTGACAACTCTCAATACAGATATCAGCATCTTGTCATTACAG tctccggaGTTCCCATCAGAGCTGATAACAGATGACAGCAGGAATCTTCATCGTTAA